The DNA sequence AGGTCGCGGCGGACATAGACACTTCGGCCACGAAGCAGACTGTCGACGCGGCGGGCGAGTACGTCACGCCCGGCCTGATCGACCTGCACGCCCACCTCTTCCCGGGCCCGGAGGGCGCGTACGCGAACGGCAAGAACGGCGTCGCTCCCGACGGCTTCACCTTCCGCTCCGGCGTCACCACCGCCGTGGACGCGGGATCCGCCGGTGCCTCCAACTTCGACCTCTTCAAGAAGAACACCATCGACCGCTCCAAGACCCGCGTCCTCGCCTTCCTCAACATCGTCGGCAAGGGCATGGCGGGCAACCCGGCCGAGCAGGACCTCAGCGACATGAAGCCGGGTCCGGCCGCCGAGAAGGCCCGCCAGTACCCGGGCACGATCGTCGGCATCAAGACGGCGCACTACGAAGGGCCGGAGTGGACGCCGGTCGACAACTCCCTTCAGGCGGGCAAGGACGCCGACGTCCCGGTCCTCGTCGACTTCGGCGAGCCCCGGCCCGAACGCCCCCTGAAGACGCTGCTCACCGAGAAGTTGCGCCCCGGTGACATCTACTCGCACGCCTACTCCGGAAACCGCGGCGAGCTGGGCGAGGACGGCAAGCTCAACCCGGCGATGCAGCAAGGACGCGACCGCGGCGTCCTGTACGACGTCGGTCACGGCGGCGGCAGCTTCGGCTGGCGCGTCGCCGTCCCGGCCATGAAGGAGGGCTTCACCCCCGACGCCATCTCCACCGACCTGCACATCACCAGCATGAACTCGGGCATGAAGGACATGTCCAACGTCATGTCGAAGTTCCTCACCCTCGGCATGCCGCTGAAGGACGTCGTCGACGCTTCGACCTGGAAGCCCGCGAAGGCGATCAAGCGGCCCGACCTGGGGAACCTCTCGGTGGGGGCGCCCGCCGACATCGCGGTGTTCGCCAACCAGAAGGGCACGTTCGGGTACGTGGACAGCTTCGGCTTCCGCCTCGACGGTACCCAGAAGCTCTCCACGGAGCTCACCGTCCGCGGTGGCGAGGTGGTCTGGGACCTCAACGGCCTGACGGCCAAGAAGTGGACCCCGACCGCGAAGCCGACGGACCCGGTGGGGGAGCACTGACCACGCAGCACTGACGACAGCACACCCTGAACCACGAAGGCCCCCTCCTCGGAGGGGGCCTTCGCTGTTCTTCAGGGGTGCGCCCGCCACTGCAAAGAAATTGACCGAGGATGACCGATCACTCTCTCAGCGACTTTGGGAGCGACCTGCCGGAATGGCGCTGCAATCCTGACTTCGGACGCCCGCTTGACCTGTGGGAAAGCCCGTTTCATGCCCGATCAAGGCCAAACCATGACCGTCGCCACGCGCGGCGGCCCGTTGCGCGGAATGCTTCGATGCGGTCATCGAATCGGCCAGTTTTCCGGTCCGGTGGCCCGCGCCTCGACGTCTTCCGCGTGCGCGAAGCGAGCCCGTCGTCGCCCTTCCCCCTTACTGGAACACGTTCTACTGTGTCCGCCGTCAAGCCGGGCCGCCGCCGTGCGGTGGCGCTGGGGACGGCGTCAGGTCGACACCGCGAACGGATCGCCAGGAGGGGTCGTGCACCTCGCATACACGCCCGAGCAGCAGCGGCTGCGCGCCGAACTGCGTACGTATTTCGCTGAGCTCGTGCCCGACCACGCGACCGCCCGGTTCGGCGACCGCGCCGCGCAGAAGCGGTTCTACCGCGAGACGATCCGACGCCTCGGCGCCGACCGCTGGCTCGGCGTGGGCTGGCCCGAGGAGTACGGCGGGCGCGGGCTCACACCCATGGAGCAGTTCATCTTCTTTGACGAGGCCGCCCAGGCGGGCGTCCCGCTGCCGCTGATGGCACTCAACACCGTCGGCCCGACCCTCATGCGCTACGGCACCGACGAGCAGAAGGCGTACTTCCTGCCGAAGATCCTCTCCGGCGAGATCGACTTCGCCATCGGCTACAGCGAACCCGACGCGGGCACCGACCTCGCTTCCTTGAGGACCCGGGCCGTGCGCGAGGGTGACGAGAACAGCGGCCACTACACGGTCAACGGGCAGAAGATCTGGACGACCAACGGCGACACCGCCGACTGGGTGTGGCTCGCCGTGCGCACCGATCCCGACGCGCCGCCGCACCACGGCATCTCCATGCTCCTCGTACCGACGACCGACCCCGGCTACTCCTGCACCGTCATCAGCACCCTCGCCGGGCACGACACCACGGCCAGCTACTACGAGAACGTCCGTGTGCCCGCGGGTCGCCGGGTCGGCGAGGAGAACAAGGGCTGGCGGCTCATCACCAACCAGCTCAACCACGAGCGCGTCACCCTCGCCGCGCACGGCACGATGGCGATCCGGGCCCTGCACGACGTGCGCCACTGGGCCGCGGGCACCAAGCTCGCGGACGGCCTCCGCGTCGTCGACCTGCCCTGGGTGCGCCGCCGCCTGGCGCAGACCCACGTCAAGCTGGACGCGATGAAACTCCTCAACTGGCAGATGGTGAACGCCGTCCAGGACGGCACGCTCACCCCGCAGGACGCCTCCGCCGTCAAGGTCTACGGCTCGGAGGCGCGCCGCGACGCGTACGCCTGGCTGATGGAGGTCGTGGGCGCCGCGGGCGCCCTCAAGGAGGGCTCGGCGGGCGCCGTCCTCCAGGGCGAACTGGAGCGCGGCTACCGCTCCGCGGTCATCTTCACCTTCGGCGGCGGCAACAACGAGATCCAGCGCGAGATCATCTCGTGGATCGGCCTGGGCATGCCCCGCGTGCGCCGCTGACCGGGCCGCCGGGCCGCCTCAGGCCTGCTCCCCCCGGAACCCCGCCGGCGTCACCCCGGTGTGCTGCTGGAAGAACTTCGAGAAGTTCGCCGAGTCCGCGAAGCCGACGGCCGCGCCGATGCGGCCCACCGGCAGATCGGTGTGGGCGAGCAGGCGCTTGGCCTCCAGGATCACGCGGCGGTCGATGAAGCCCTTGGGGGTCTGGCCGGTGGCGGCGCGCACGGCGCGCACGAGCGTACGGCGCGAGTAGCCGAGCTCGTCGGCGTAGGCGCTGACGCTGTGGTTGGTCGTGAAGCCCTGCTCGACCGCTGTGCGGAACCGCGTGAACGTCGTGTCCGGCTGCGGCCTGCACTCGTCCGCCGCGGCCTGCGCGGAGACGTGCGCCACCCGCAGCATGAACGCCGTCAGGGAGTGCCGCAGGACCGAGGTGTGCAGGCTCAGCGGCAGCGTCGCCGTGTCGAGGTACTCGCGCTGCAACTGTTCGAGCGAGGCGTCGATCGCGGCGCGCTGCGCCTCGTCGGGGCGCAGCAGCGGCGGACGGTCGTAGCGGTACAGGCCGGTCGCCTCCACCGTCGCCCGCGGCAGGAAGCCGGGCTGCATGGTGAGCGCCGTGCCGACGTACCGGTCGGTCGCGGAGAAGCTGTGCACCTGCCCCGGCCGGATCCACAGGACGTCGCCCGCCCCGACCTCGTACTCCGTGAAGTCGACCGTGTGGCGGACCGGACCGTCGCGGAAGAAGAGCAGGACGTGGAAGTCGATGCGGTGCACGCGCCGCGACAGACCCTCGCCGCCCGCCCAGGGGCCCTCCGTGCCCATCGGGCCGACCTGCATCCCGACCCCGGACACGCTCGCGCCCGTGTCGAAGGGGTAGGTACGGATGTGCTCCGCGGCTCCCAGATGTGCGCTCGTCCGTGCGCCGCCCTGCTCCGTCATCCACTGTCCTTGGCTCAAAGGGACCTTACGGAGACCCTGACCGCTGTGCATGTCCCATTTTCACCGAACGCTGGCACGGGGGCACCTACCTCGCCAAAAGTATGACCTTTACCTTCGTAGAGGGTTCGACCAGGGGCTTTGGTCCTCGGCGGACCGTGCCTTCGGGCACGAAGGACGACTCACGGATGC is a window from the Streptomyces spectabilis genome containing:
- a CDS encoding acyl-CoA dehydrogenase family protein; the encoded protein is MHLAYTPEQQRLRAELRTYFAELVPDHATARFGDRAAQKRFYRETIRRLGADRWLGVGWPEEYGGRGLTPMEQFIFFDEAAQAGVPLPLMALNTVGPTLMRYGTDEQKAYFLPKILSGEIDFAIGYSEPDAGTDLASLRTRAVREGDENSGHYTVNGQKIWTTNGDTADWVWLAVRTDPDAPPHHGISMLLVPTTDPGYSCTVISTLAGHDTTASYYENVRVPAGRRVGEENKGWRLITNQLNHERVTLAAHGTMAIRALHDVRHWAAGTKLADGLRVVDLPWVRRRLAQTHVKLDAMKLLNWQMVNAVQDGTLTPQDASAVKVYGSEARRDAYAWLMEVVGAAGALKEGSAGAVLQGELERGYRSAVIFTFGGGNNEIQREIISWIGLGMPRVRR
- a CDS encoding amidohydrolase/deacetylase family metallohydrolase, with the protein product MPTRDRLHRILLPAGIALLVGATVGATPSTGATAGTKAGAAEAYDLVIQRGHVIDPKNGIDDVRDVAVKDGKIAKVAADIDTSATKQTVDAAGEYVTPGLIDLHAHLFPGPEGAYANGKNGVAPDGFTFRSGVTTAVDAGSAGASNFDLFKKNTIDRSKTRVLAFLNIVGKGMAGNPAEQDLSDMKPGPAAEKARQYPGTIVGIKTAHYEGPEWTPVDNSLQAGKDADVPVLVDFGEPRPERPLKTLLTEKLRPGDIYSHAYSGNRGELGEDGKLNPAMQQGRDRGVLYDVGHGGGSFGWRVAVPAMKEGFTPDAISTDLHITSMNSGMKDMSNVMSKFLTLGMPLKDVVDASTWKPAKAIKRPDLGNLSVGAPADIAVFANQKGTFGYVDSFGFRLDGTQKLSTELTVRGGEVVWDLNGLTAKKWTPTAKPTDPVGEH
- a CDS encoding helix-turn-helix domain-containing protein — protein: MTEQGGARTSAHLGAAEHIRTYPFDTGASVSGVGMQVGPMGTEGPWAGGEGLSRRVHRIDFHVLLFFRDGPVRHTVDFTEYEVGAGDVLWIRPGQVHSFSATDRYVGTALTMQPGFLPRATVEATGLYRYDRPPLLRPDEAQRAAIDASLEQLQREYLDTATLPLSLHTSVLRHSLTAFMLRVAHVSAQAAADECRPQPDTTFTRFRTAVEQGFTTNHSVSAYADELGYSRRTLVRAVRAATGQTPKGFIDRRVILEAKRLLAHTDLPVGRIGAAVGFADSANFSKFFQQHTGVTPAGFRGEQA